The Juglans regia cultivar Chandler chromosome 2, Walnut 2.0, whole genome shotgun sequence genome includes a window with the following:
- the LOC118347676 gene encoding uncharacterized protein LOC118347676 encodes MGFRGAQFWGATRLLWYLADDQGLVARNPKVSCTLTQFTQQHPLTFDGKAEVLDAENWIKRMEKIFRSLFCTDEQKVEYATYVLANESDEWWTSTRELLLLKLGEGVPITWDHFKRTFWDQFFCPALREVKARQFTDLVQGTMTVECYAMTFVALSRFASYLVLDEEKKCEKLERGLHPRIQSRLISLWIRNFTDLITRATLIEEDMKANVELFDQRKRQLALHVPNRNKKHAPSYRPPPPQSISMNPVTKN; translated from the coding sequence ATGGGTTTTCGTGGTGCTCAGTTCTGGGGTGCTACCAGACTTCTCTGGTATTTGGCTGACGATCAAGGCTTGGTTGCCAGGAATCCTAAGGTCAGTTGTACCCTAACCCAGTTTACGCAGCAGCATCCTCTGACTTTTGATGGCAAGGCAGAAGTACTTGATGCAGAAAACTGGATCAAAAGAATGGAGAAGATATTTAGGTCTCTTTTCTGTACTGATGAACAGAAAGTGGAGTATGCCACTTATGTGCTGGCAAATGAGTCGGATGAGTGGTGGACCTCTACAAGAGAACTACTGCTGCTCAAACTTGGCGAGGGGGTACCCATAACTTGGGATCATTTCAAGCGGACGTTTTGGGACCAATTCTTTTGCCCAGCACTCCGGGAAGTAAAAGCTAGGCAGTTTACTGACCTAGTACAGGGAACCATGACGGTGGAATGCTATGCCATGACGTTTGTGGCATTATCGCGGTTTGCAAGTTATCTGGTTCtggatgaggaaaagaaatgcgAAAAGCTCGAACGAGGCTTGCACCCGAGAATTCAAAGTCGCCTGATATCCCTATGGATCCGTAACTTCACCGACCTGATTACACGAGCCACTTTGATAGAAGAAGACATGAAGGCAAATGTAGAACTATTTGATCAAAGGAAGCGCCAACTAGCACTACATGTGCccaatagaaacaaaaaacatgCCCCTAGTTACCGTCCGCCGCCACCTCAGAGTATTTCAATGAATCCAGTTACTAAgaattga